The proteins below are encoded in one region of Gaiella occulta:
- a CDS encoding GntR family transcriptional regulator has protein sequence MATLLPRANLNEQVYETLRQRVLRRDPGPGAKLSLHELASELGVSRSPVHHALTRLVSEGLLTVKARRGYYITPVSAATVSDGYEVRLALELHAAERTVGRSDAAQLARFRALMERSEEAISQEEWDAANAAFHEFQVDMAGNAMLSRFYRELSVNLMMQVIRGGRLEGGEYLAREHRAIVDAFDACDLAAAHAAIRTHIRSGTQIALEAIERAGGVL, from the coding sequence ATGGCGACGCTGCTCCCCCGCGCGAACCTCAACGAGCAGGTGTACGAGACGCTGCGCCAGCGCGTGCTGCGACGCGACCCGGGGCCCGGCGCGAAGCTCAGCCTGCACGAGCTCGCAAGCGAGCTCGGCGTCTCGCGCAGCCCGGTGCACCATGCGCTCACCCGGCTCGTGTCGGAGGGCCTGCTCACGGTGAAGGCGCGCCGCGGCTACTACATCACGCCCGTCTCGGCCGCCACCGTCAGCGACGGCTACGAGGTGCGGCTGGCGCTCGAGCTGCACGCGGCCGAGCGGACGGTCGGCCGCAGCGACGCCGCGCAGCTCGCCCGCTTCCGCGCGCTGATGGAGAGATCGGAAGAGGCGATCTCGCAGGAGGAGTGGGACGCCGCCAACGCCGCCTTCCACGAGTTCCAGGTCGACATGGCCGGCAACGCCATGCTCTCCAGGTTCTACCGGGAGCTCTCCGTCAACCTGATGATGCAGGTGATCCGCGGCGGGCGGCTCGAGGGCGGCGAGTACCTCGCCCGCGAGCACCGCGCCATCGTCGACGCGTTCGACGCCTGCGACCTGGCCGCCGCCCACGCGGCGATCCGCACGCACATCCGGTCAGGCACACAGATCGCGCTGGAGGCGATCGAGCGCGCCGGCGGCGTGCTCTAG
- a CDS encoding molybdenum cofactor biosynthesis protein: protein MKVVVRLFAGLRERAGMRALEVELPDGASLADVWPALALGDEPPGLLLAVNHAYADRDAPLADGDEVALIPPVSGGAFRLSDEPLSLDAAVREVASDEAGAIATFVGTTRAHARGREVVRLEYEAYAGMAEAEMRRIATELKQRYDLVEVAIHHRVGVVAIGETSVVVAVSAAHRGDALAACKDAIDTLKQTVPLWKKEVYVGGEEWVGQGS from the coding sequence ATGAAGGTCGTCGTTCGTCTCTTCGCAGGGCTTCGTGAGCGGGCCGGCATGCGCGCGCTCGAGGTCGAGCTGCCCGACGGGGCGTCGCTCGCCGACGTGTGGCCCGCGCTCGCCCTCGGCGACGAGCCGCCGGGCCTGCTGCTCGCCGTCAACCACGCCTACGCCGATCGTGACGCCCCTCTCGCCGACGGGGACGAGGTGGCGCTGATCCCTCCCGTCTCGGGCGGCGCCTTCCGGCTCTCGGACGAGCCGCTCTCCCTCGACGCGGCCGTGCGCGAGGTCGCCTCCGACGAGGCGGGGGCGATCGCGACCTTCGTCGGCACGACGAGAGCGCACGCGCGCGGGCGCGAGGTGGTGCGGCTCGAGTACGAGGCGTACGCGGGCATGGCGGAGGCCGAGATGCGGCGCATCGCGACCGAGCTGAAGCAGCGCTACGACCTCGTGGAGGTGGCGATCCACCATCGCGTCGGCGTCGTCGCGATCGGCGAGACGAGCGTCGTCGTCGCCGTCTCGGCCGCGCATCGGGGCGACGCGCTCGCGGCGTGCAAGGACGCGATCGACACGCTCAAGCAGACGGTGCCGCTGTGGAAGAAGGAGGTCTACGTCGGCGGGGAGGAATGGGTGGGGCAGGGCTCGTGA
- a CDS encoding site-2 protease family protein, with the protein MNDLPRLPAEPAGRYRRARGIGRLIASLAVAGGVLLKLAASLKFLGIFVSVGGYALIWGWRFAVGFVALILVHELGHYVEARRQGLNPQLPVFLPFLGAYVALRNQPFDPWRNALVSAAGPLAGGLGALACLLWGLAVGSDLARALAYVGFFLNLVNLVPVGFLDGGHLLRSWRVLRHGGGHASPAQARRLGGIVATASIALAAALALGMLAAHVPQGRL; encoded by the coding sequence GTGAACGACCTGCCGCGGCTGCCGGCCGAGCCCGCCGGGCGGTACCGGCGCGCCCGTGGGATCGGCCGTCTGATCGCGTCGCTCGCCGTCGCCGGCGGCGTGCTGCTCAAGCTCGCCGCTTCGCTCAAGTTCCTCGGCATCTTCGTCTCGGTCGGCGGGTATGCGCTCATCTGGGGCTGGCGCTTCGCGGTGGGTTTCGTCGCCCTCATCCTCGTGCACGAGCTCGGCCACTACGTCGAGGCCCGTCGGCAGGGCCTCAACCCCCAGTTGCCCGTTTTCCTTCCCTTCCTGGGCGCCTACGTCGCGCTGCGCAACCAGCCGTTCGACCCGTGGCGCAACGCGTTGGTGTCGGCGGCCGGGCCGCTGGCCGGCGGCCTCGGGGCGCTCGCGTGCCTGCTCTGGGGCCTCGCCGTGGGATCCGATCTGGCGCGTGCGCTCGCCTACGTCGGCTTCTTCCTCAACCTCGTCAACCTGGTGCCGGTCGGCTTCCTCGACGGAGGGCACCTGCTGCGCTCATGGCGCGTGCTGCGCCACGGCGGCGGCCATGCGAGCCCGGCGCAGGCGCGCCGGCTGGGGGGGATCGTGGCGACGGCCTCGATCGCGCTTGCCGCCGCGCTCGCGCTCGGGATGCTGGCGGCGCACGTCCCCCAGGGTCGCCTGTGA
- a CDS encoding TIGR00730 family Rossman fold protein — translation MSNGGELDRRLLRRRHEALANDVSLIASEFLAGFQKVREIDRPAVSIFGSARVLEGSAVYERARETAAVFARAGFAVVTGGGPGVMEAANRGCREAGGLSVGFNIELPHEQGLNPYCDLSLTFKHFYARKTMFVKAAEGFVIFPGGFGTLDELFEALTLIQTGKIGSFPVVLFDRGYWAPMLEWIRARMLEEGLVSAVDIELLHVTDDPAEAADCVVSRYEDRLDEGSA, via the coding sequence GTGAGCAACGGCGGCGAGCTCGACCGCCGGCTGCTGCGCCGGCGGCACGAGGCCCTCGCGAACGACGTCTCGCTGATCGCGTCCGAGTTCCTCGCCGGGTTCCAGAAGGTGCGGGAGATCGACCGGCCCGCCGTCTCGATCTTCGGCTCGGCCCGCGTGCTGGAGGGCTCGGCCGTCTACGAGCGGGCGCGCGAGACGGCCGCCGTGTTCGCCCGCGCCGGCTTCGCCGTCGTCACCGGCGGCGGCCCGGGCGTGATGGAGGCGGCGAACCGCGGCTGCCGGGAGGCGGGCGGGCTCTCGGTCGGGTTCAACATCGAGCTGCCGCACGAGCAGGGGCTCAACCCCTACTGCGACCTCTCGCTCACGTTCAAGCACTTCTACGCGCGCAAGACGATGTTCGTGAAGGCCGCCGAGGGCTTCGTCATCTTCCCCGGCGGATTCGGAACGCTCGACGAGCTGTTCGAGGCGCTGACGCTGATCCAGACCGGGAAGATCGGCTCCTTCCCGGTCGTCCTCTTCGACCGGGGATACTGGGCGCCGATGCTCGAGTGGATCCGCGCGCGCATGCTCGAGGAAGGCCTCGTCTCCGCCGTGGACATCGAGTTGCTCCACGTCACCGACGACCCGGCCGAGGCCGCGGACTGCGTCGTCTCGCGCTACGAGGACCGCCTCGACGAGGGCTCGGCGTGA
- a CDS encoding purine-nucleoside phosphorylase gives MIDEAVAAIRARSSAAPIVAVVLGSGLGGFAERIEDAVEIPYGDIPGWPPSTALGHAGTLVLGSFAGVPLAVMRGRAHLYEGHAPEKVVFGVRVLGRLGVRTLVLTNACGGIRSDLEPGDLVLVSDHINLQGVSPLVGPNDDSLGPRFPDMSNAYDPELRRLAHAAAARLGQALAEGVYAAWIGPAFETPAEIRMIRVLGGDLVGMSTAPEVLAARHMGLRCLAISCVTNMAAGILPEPIDAEHVLAVGAAAEGRLTALLGELLPALGS, from the coding sequence GTGATCGACGAGGCCGTCGCGGCGATCCGTGCGCGTTCGAGCGCGGCGCCGATCGTCGCCGTCGTGCTCGGGTCGGGGCTGGGCGGGTTCGCAGAGCGCATCGAGGACGCCGTCGAGATCCCCTACGGCGACATCCCCGGATGGCCGCCGTCGACGGCGCTGGGGCATGCGGGCACGCTCGTGCTGGGGTCGTTCGCGGGGGTCCCGCTTGCGGTCATGCGCGGCCGCGCGCACCTGTACGAGGGGCACGCGCCCGAGAAGGTGGTGTTCGGCGTGCGTGTGCTCGGGCGGCTCGGCGTGCGCACCCTCGTGCTCACGAACGCGTGCGGCGGCATCCGCTCCGACCTCGAGCCGGGCGACCTCGTGCTCGTCTCCGACCACATCAACCTGCAGGGGGTCTCGCCTCTCGTGGGGCCGAACGACGACTCCCTCGGGCCGCGCTTTCCCGACATGTCGAACGCCTACGATCCCGAGCTGCGCAGGCTGGCGCATGCCGCGGCCGCACGCCTCGGGCAGGCGCTCGCGGAAGGGGTCTACGCCGCCTGGATCGGCCCCGCGTTCGAGACCCCGGCGGAGATCCGCATGATCCGCGTGCTCGGCGGCGATCTCGTCGGCATGTCGACCGCACCGGAGGTTCTCGCCGCGCGGCACATGGGGCTCCGCTGCCTCGCCATCTCGTGCGTCACGAACATGGCGGCGGGGATCCTCCCCGAGCCCATCGACGCGGAGCACGTGCTCGCGGTGGGTGCGGCGGCAGAGGGCCGGCTGACGGCGCTGCTCGGCGAGCTGCTCCCCGCGCTCGGCAGCTGA
- the selA gene encoding L-seryl-tRNA(Sec) selenium transferase, with translation MTPSLRSLPSVDRMLADPRLAAEPRPLALAAARVALERAREAIRAGIDPGDPLELALAELAACRRPSLRRVLNATGVLVHTNLGRAPLAPLALERVAEIGGGYSNLEYDLDAGARGSRQDHLAGLVRRVTGAEGALVVNNNAAAVMLALAALAEGREVLVSRGELIEIGDGFRIPDVLTRSGARLVEVGTTNRTRIADYERAIGPETALLLRVHQSNFRVVGFAEQPRLADLAEAAHRHGLPLVDDLGSGALSDLGDEPTAASSLAAGADLVCFSGDKLLGGPQAGIVAGRAELVERLRRHPLQRALRADKLTLAALEGTLALALDPERARREIPVLRMLDEAPAAVRARADRLAALTGGEVEETVARVGGGALPLAELASFACALEEELSALLRTGEPPVVGIVRDGRLLLDVRALREDEIDEVAAAVAAARARDA, from the coding sequence ATGACGCCGTCGCTGCGCAGCCTTCCGTCGGTCGACCGGATGCTCGCCGACCCGCGGCTGGCCGCCGAACCGCGCCCGCTCGCGCTCGCCGCCGCACGGGTCGCGCTCGAACGCGCCCGCGAGGCGATCCGCGCCGGCATCGATCCCGGCGACCCGCTGGAGCTGGCCCTTGCCGAGCTCGCTGCCTGCCGGCGCCCCTCGCTGCGCCGCGTGCTGAACGCGACCGGCGTGCTCGTGCACACGAACCTCGGTCGCGCGCCGCTCGCGCCGCTCGCGCTCGAGCGCGTCGCCGAGATCGGCGGCGGCTATTCGAACCTCGAGTACGACCTCGACGCGGGGGCGCGCGGCTCGCGCCAGGACCACCTCGCGGGTCTCGTGCGGCGCGTCACCGGCGCCGAGGGCGCGCTCGTCGTCAACAACAACGCCGCCGCAGTGATGCTCGCGCTTGCGGCCCTCGCGGAAGGGCGCGAGGTGCTCGTCTCGCGCGGCGAGCTGATCGAGATCGGCGACGGCTTCCGCATTCCCGACGTGCTCACGCGCTCCGGCGCGCGGCTCGTCGAGGTGGGGACGACGAACCGCACGCGCATCGCCGACTACGAGCGTGCGATCGGGCCGGAGACCGCCCTGCTGCTGCGCGTGCACCAGTCGAACTTCCGCGTCGTCGGCTTCGCCGAGCAGCCGCGCCTCGCCGACCTCGCCGAGGCGGCGCACCGGCACGGGCTGCCTCTCGTCGACGACCTCGGCTCCGGCGCGCTCTCCGACCTCGGCGACGAGCCCACGGCTGCATCGAGCCTTGCGGCGGGCGCCGACCTCGTGTGCTTCTCCGGCGACAAGCTCCTCGGCGGGCCGCAGGCCGGGATCGTCGCGGGGCGGGCCGAGCTCGTCGAGCGGTTGCGCCGCCATCCGCTGCAGCGAGCGCTGCGCGCGGACAAGCTGACGCTCGCTGCGCTCGAGGGGACGCTGGCGCTCGCGCTCGACCCGGAGCGCGCCCGGCGCGAGATCCCGGTCCTGCGCATGCTCGACGAGGCCCCCGCCGCGGTGCGCGCGCGCGCAGACCGGCTCGCCGCGCTGACGGGGGGCGAGGTGGAGGAGACCGTGGCGCGGGTCGGCGGCGGCGCGCTCCCGCTCGCGGAGCTGGCGAGCTTCGCCTGCGCGCTCGAGGAGGAGCTCTCCGCCCTGTTGCGGACAGGCGAGCCGCCGGTCGTCGGCATCGTGCGCGACGGGCGCCTGCTGCTCGACGTGCGCGCGCTGCGCGAGGACGAGATCGACGAGGTCGCGGCGGCGGTCGCCGCCGCCCGTGCGCGAGACGCATGA
- the selB gene encoding selenocysteine-specific translation elongation factor, producing the protein MALTVGTAGHIDHGKTWLVRALTGKDTDRLPEERRRGISIDLGYAPLELPDGRRLSLVDVPGHERFVRTMVAGATGIDLFLLVVDAAEGARPQTFEHLAILRLLGVSAGVVAVTKADAVDEETLELALDEARELVPEAEAVAVSAKTGAGLDELRAALGRAADGVRGRVSSGPARLFVDRVFSLRGIGTVATGTLWSGTLGEGDVLRVEPGGAEVRVRSVQVHDLPVERAEAGQRVAVSLPGVERRDLRRGDALVVPGAFPSSYRLDVTLEELREIEDGARLSVHHGTSRIPARVVRAGGRAAQLRLATAVVAVRGDRVVLRGETTLGGATVLDPAPPRRLDPERLALLERGDPASIVAAVVHAPVSVSELAARGLLSPAELEQGLRAVRRAGDWAFSEAWLAETAAHVEERLRRRAEASPLDPGLALAELLPAQPWAPAILPLLPVERRGGVASLPGATASLGARAEAAAALEAELAAAGVAAAKVDDAELARFLEAQGRLVRLGDGFAVGAGGYEVARDLLVQECRAAGEITLARFRDLAGVGRRDAQLLLERFDQDGLTRRIGDRRVLRRAAREG; encoded by the coding sequence GTGGCGCTGACCGTCGGCACAGCCGGACACATCGACCATGGCAAGACGTGGCTGGTGCGGGCGCTGACCGGGAAGGACACGGACCGGCTGCCCGAGGAGCGGCGCCGCGGCATCTCGATCGACCTCGGCTATGCGCCGCTCGAGCTTCCCGACGGCCGCCGCCTCTCGCTCGTCGACGTTCCCGGGCACGAGCGCTTCGTGCGCACGATGGTGGCGGGCGCGACCGGGATCGACCTTTTCCTGCTCGTCGTCGACGCCGCCGAAGGCGCGCGGCCGCAGACCTTCGAGCACCTCGCGATCCTGCGCCTGCTCGGCGTCTCGGCGGGAGTCGTCGCCGTCACGAAAGCCGACGCCGTGGACGAGGAGACGCTCGAGCTCGCGCTCGACGAGGCGCGCGAGCTCGTGCCCGAGGCGGAGGCGGTGGCGGTCAGCGCCAAGACGGGCGCAGGCCTCGACGAGCTGCGCGCCGCGCTCGGCCGCGCCGCGGACGGCGTGCGCGGCCGCGTCTCTTCGGGGCCTGCCCGGCTGTTCGTCGACCGCGTGTTCAGCCTGCGTGGCATCGGCACCGTGGCGACGGGAACGCTGTGGTCGGGAACGCTCGGCGAGGGAGACGTCCTCCGTGTCGAGCCCGGCGGCGCGGAGGTGCGCGTGCGCAGCGTGCAGGTGCACGACCTGCCGGTCGAGCGCGCGGAAGCCGGGCAGCGGGTCGCCGTCAGCCTGCCCGGTGTCGAGCGCCGCGACCTGCGGCGCGGAGACGCGCTCGTCGTCCCCGGTGCCTTCCCGTCCTCCTACCGGCTCGACGTGACGCTCGAGGAGCTGCGGGAGATCGAGGACGGGGCGCGGCTGTCGGTGCATCACGGCACGAGTCGGATTCCCGCGCGCGTCGTCCGGGCCGGGGGGCGCGCGGCGCAGCTCCGTCTCGCGACTGCGGTCGTGGCGGTGCGCGGAGACCGCGTGGTGCTGCGCGGGGAGACGACGCTCGGAGGCGCGACCGTGCTCGACCCGGCGCCGCCGCGCCGCCTCGACCCGGAGCGGCTGGCGTTGCTCGAGCGCGGCGATCCCGCCTCCATCGTCGCGGCGGTCGTGCACGCACCGGTCTCCGTCTCGGAGCTCGCGGCCCGGGGCCTGCTCTCTCCCGCGGAGCTCGAGCAGGGCCTACGGGCGGTGCGCCGCGCGGGCGACTGGGCCTTCTCGGAGGCGTGGCTCGCGGAGACGGCCGCGCACGTCGAGGAGCGCCTGCGCAGGCGGGCGGAGGCGTCGCCGCTCGACCCGGGGCTCGCGCTCGCCGAGCTGCTGCCGGCGCAGCCGTGGGCGCCGGCGATCCTGCCGCTGCTGCCGGTCGAGCGCCGCGGCGGCGTCGCCTCGCTTCCGGGCGCGACCGCGTCGCTCGGCGCGCGCGCCGAGGCGGCGGCGGCGCTCGAGGCGGAGCTCGCCGCGGCGGGAGTCGCGGCGGCGAAGGTCGACGATGCGGAGCTCGCGCGCTTCCTCGAGGCGCAAGGGCGGCTCGTGCGTCTCGGCGACGGGTTCGCCGTCGGCGCGGGAGGCTACGAGGTCGCGCGCGACCTGCTCGTGCAGGAGTGCCGCGCCGCGGGCGAGATCACGCTCGCCCGCTTCCGCGATCTCGCCGGCGTCGGCCGCCGCGACGCGCAGCTCCTGCTGGAGCGCTTCGACCAGGACGGGCTCACCCGCCGCATCGGCGACCGGCGCGTGCTGCGCCGCGCGGCGCGCGAGGGCTGA
- a CDS encoding carboxymuconolactone decarboxylase family protein — MAHIRLIEPDEATGPLKDEYDAAVGRAGKVFNIVKAMSLRPGVLRRSMELYKGIMFGPSGLGRRERELLATVVSRTNGCHY; from the coding sequence GTGGCGCACATCCGCTTGATCGAGCCCGACGAGGCGACCGGCCCGCTGAAGGACGAGTACGACGCGGCGGTCGGCCGTGCCGGCAAGGTGTTCAACATCGTCAAGGCGATGAGCCTGCGGCCCGGCGTGCTGCGGCGCTCGATGGAGCTCTACAAGGGCATCATGTTCGGCCCCTCCGGTCTCGGCCGCCGGGAGCGCGAGCTGCTCGCCACCGTCGTGTCGCGCACGAACGGCTGCCACTACTGA
- a CDS encoding LLM class flavin-dependent oxidoreductase → MGIGLLGDQEPTAYEAIARRADEAGIDVLSVFHDLMYQPAIGPLVLMARVTERVRLGPAALNPFTLHPYEIAGQVAMLDAVSGGRAYLGIAKGAWLDRLGLEEKQPLAALREAVAVVRALLAGDDAGFEGDRYTLAPGTRLAYPRVRGTVPLMVGTWGRATACWAGTVADEVKLGGSANPDLVPVVREWIGNPAVKIVVGCVTVVDEDGAWARERARAAVEPYLDVVASLDPTIELRAGAAPPLERFCIAGTPEEVAARVVELWDAGAARVELGTPQGHTTTGGVDLLCARVLPLLRR, encoded by the coding sequence ATCGGCATCGGGCTCCTCGGCGACCAGGAGCCGACCGCGTACGAGGCGATCGCGCGCCGGGCAGACGAGGCGGGCATCGACGTCCTCTCCGTCTTCCACGACCTCATGTACCAGCCGGCGATCGGCCCGCTCGTGCTCATGGCTCGCGTGACGGAGCGCGTGCGCCTCGGGCCCGCCGCGCTCAACCCCTTCACGCTCCACCCCTACGAGATTGCCGGCCAGGTTGCCATGCTCGACGCCGTCTCGGGAGGACGCGCCTACCTCGGGATCGCGAAAGGGGCCTGGCTCGACCGGCTCGGCCTCGAGGAGAAGCAACCCCTCGCCGCGCTGCGCGAGGCCGTGGCCGTCGTGCGCGCGCTGCTCGCCGGGGACGACGCGGGGTTCGAGGGCGACCGGTACACCCTCGCACCGGGAACGAGACTTGCGTATCCGCGGGTGCGCGGGACGGTGCCCTTGATGGTCGGGACGTGGGGCCGGGCGACCGCCTGCTGGGCGGGAACGGTCGCCGACGAGGTGAAGCTCGGCGGCAGCGCCAACCCCGACCTCGTGCCGGTCGTGCGCGAGTGGATCGGGAACCCGGCGGTGAAGATCGTCGTCGGCTGCGTCACGGTCGTCGACGAGGACGGCGCCTGGGCGCGCGAGCGCGCCCGCGCTGCGGTCGAGCCCTACCTCGACGTCGTCGCCAGCCTCGACCCGACGATCGAGCTGCGGGCTGGCGCGGCGCCGCCGCTCGAGCGGTTCTGCATCGCGGGCACGCCCGAGGAGGTCGCGGCGCGCGTCGTCGAGCTGTGGGACGCCGGCGCCGCCCGCGTCGAGCTCGGGACGCCGCAGGGACACACGACGACGGGCGGGGTCGACCTCCTCTGCGCCCGCGTGTTGCCGCTGCTGCGCCGCTGA
- a CDS encoding TIGR04076 family protein: MRLYDVRVTVERIEGRSVCGLEVGDWFEVTESSRVRIPEGRHFCLYAIQAVMPLLPAKMRRLPEEDWLEQDNLVCCPDPEERLVMRIERVGERTLVTEELT, encoded by the coding sequence ATGCGCCTCTACGACGTCCGCGTGACCGTCGAGCGGATCGAGGGCCGCTCCGTCTGCGGGCTCGAGGTCGGCGACTGGTTCGAGGTGACCGAGTCGAGCCGTGTCCGGATACCCGAGGGCCGGCACTTCTGCCTCTACGCGATCCAGGCGGTGATGCCCCTGCTGCCGGCGAAGATGCGCCGACTCCCCGAGGAGGACTGGCTCGAGCAGGACAACCTCGTCTGCTGCCCCGACCCCGAGGAGCGGCTCGTGATGCGCATCGAGCGGGTCGGTGAGCGGACGCTCGTGACGGAGGAGCTGACGTAG
- a CDS encoding cupin domain-containing protein, translating into MTETVAQGNGRATSTPRVGDVIRQLRHQRGLSLRALAKQSGLSQSFLGAVERGRSDIAVGRLAQVAAVLGHDVASLLGYSLRQTTPVLVQPEEHVKVERGEGTELRAFRIPGTNLEFMVATFGPRAQFADAVTHAGLDVMYVAEGELVLVVDGVDYLVRAGECAVWPSSHAHAVRNDADEPARAIGFTTETVY; encoded by the coding sequence ATGACGGAGACCGTTGCACAGGGCAACGGGCGGGCGACGTCCACGCCGCGCGTCGGCGACGTGATCCGCCAGCTCCGGCACCAGCGGGGTCTTTCGCTGCGCGCACTCGCGAAGCAGTCCGGCCTCTCGCAGTCGTTCCTCGGAGCGGTCGAGCGCGGCCGCTCGGACATCGCGGTCGGGCGGCTCGCCCAGGTCGCGGCGGTGCTCGGCCACGACGTCGCCTCGCTACTGGGCTACTCACTGCGGCAGACGACACCGGTCTTGGTGCAGCCGGAGGAGCACGTCAAGGTCGAACGCGGCGAGGGGACGGAGCTTCGCGCGTTCCGGATCCCCGGAACGAATCTCGAGTTCATGGTCGCGACGTTCGGTCCGCGCGCCCAGTTCGCGGACGCCGTCACACACGCCGGGCTCGACGTGATGTACGTCGCCGAAGGCGAGCTGGTGCTCGTCGTGGACGGGGTCGACTACCTTGTGCGGGCCGGCGAGTGCGCCGTCTGGCCCTCGTCGCACGCGCACGCCGTACGCAACGACGCGGACGAGCCCGCGCGGGCGATCGGCTTCACGACCGAGACGGTGTACTGA
- a CDS encoding Rid family hydrolase codes for MQATRTTHSDGTVFERQASYARAVRAGRHVAVSGTAPIGPEGTLHPGDTYGQARTAIAKALEAAAALGAERGDVIRTRLLLAPGAVWEEAVRAHGEAFAGVDPANTTYFVAGFIPDVLVEVELDALLPDTA; via the coding sequence ATGCAGGCGACACGCACGACACATAGCGACGGCACCGTGTTCGAGCGCCAGGCCTCGTACGCCCGCGCCGTGCGCGCGGGACGCCACGTGGCGGTGAGCGGCACGGCGCCCATCGGACCCGAAGGGACTCTCCACCCCGGCGACACCTACGGGCAGGCGCGCACCGCGATCGCGAAGGCCCTGGAGGCCGCCGCCGCGCTCGGCGCCGAGCGCGGCGACGTCATCCGCACGCGCCTGCTGCTCGCCCCCGGCGCCGTCTGGGAAGAAGCGGTGCGCGCACACGGCGAGGCGTTCGCCGGCGTCGACCCGGCCAACACGACGTACTTCGTCGCGGGGTTCATCCCGGACGTCCTCGTCGAGGTCGAGCTCGACGCGCTCCTCCCCGACACGGCCTGA
- a CDS encoding NAD(P)/FAD-dependent oxidoreductase codes for MTDVAVVGGGVTGVSVALALRERGHDVVVLERSGVASGQSGVQPGGVRQQWGTPVACRLARESVSWWRNAEARLSSPVPLGFRACGYLFVAHGEATLRRLASNVEVQNAEGVPSRIVSPAEAATLVPGLDAEGLVGASWCAEDGYFDRPQAAVEAIARHVDVRVAEVTAVAPSGSGWELSGPFGRLTAAAVVVATGVDANRLLGPLGCALPIEPEERHLFLSEPVRERLLEPLIVAPELRFAAKQLGDGRVLASDLGAVGDPAEGAQRWRAVVRDGIRRLAPVLEYVEFSVLASGAYDVTPDRQPVLGPVPGHDGLHVAVGFSGHGFMIAPAVGRIAAAGVLGEPDPVLGVLDAGRFAEGRLIPEPQVV; via the coding sequence GTGACGGACGTCGCCGTCGTCGGCGGAGGCGTCACGGGTGTCTCGGTCGCTCTCGCGCTCCGGGAGCGCGGCCACGACGTCGTCGTCCTCGAGCGGAGCGGCGTCGCCTCGGGCCAGTCGGGCGTCCAGCCGGGCGGCGTCCGGCAGCAGTGGGGTACGCCCGTCGCGTGCCGGCTCGCCCGCGAGTCGGTGAGCTGGTGGCGGAACGCGGAGGCGCGCCTCTCGAGCCCCGTGCCGCTCGGGTTCCGTGCCTGCGGCTACCTCTTCGTCGCGCACGGCGAGGCCACGCTCAGGCGCCTCGCCTCGAACGTCGAGGTGCAGAACGCCGAGGGCGTCCCGTCGCGCATCGTCTCACCCGCGGAGGCGGCCACTCTGGTTCCCGGCCTCGACGCGGAAGGCCTGGTCGGGGCGTCGTGGTGCGCCGAGGACGGCTACTTCGACCGGCCGCAGGCGGCCGTCGAGGCGATCGCACGCCACGTCGACGTCCGGGTCGCGGAGGTCACCGCGGTCGCGCCCTCGGGCAGCGGGTGGGAGCTCTCGGGACCGTTCGGTCGGCTCACGGCTGCCGCGGTCGTCGTCGCCACAGGTGTGGACGCGAACAGGCTGCTCGGGCCGCTCGGGTGCGCACTGCCGATCGAGCCGGAGGAGCGGCACCTGTTCCTGAGCGAGCCGGTGCGGGAGCGCCTGCTCGAGCCCCTCATCGTCGCGCCGGAGCTCCGCTTCGCCGCGAAGCAGCTCGGGGACGGGCGCGTGCTCGCGAGCGACCTCGGGGCGGTCGGCGATCCGGCGGAGGGCGCGCAACGCTGGCGGGCCGTCGTGCGCGACGGGATCCGCCGGCTCGCTCCCGTGCTCGAGTACGTGGAGTTCAGCGTTCTCGCGAGTGGCGCGTACGACGTGACGCCCGACCGCCAGCCGGTGCTCGGGCCAGTGCCGGGGCACGACGGCCTGCACGTCGCCGTTGGTTTCAGCGGGCATGGATTCATGATCGCCCCGGCTGTGGGCCGAATCGCGGCGGCCGGCGTCCTCGGCGAGCCAGACCCGGTGCTCGGCGTCCTGGACGCGGGGCGGTTCGCCGAGGGTCGGCTCATTCCCGAGCCGCAGGTCGTATGA